The following proteins are co-located in the Oenanthe melanoleuca isolate GR-GAL-2019-014 chromosome 4, OMel1.0, whole genome shotgun sequence genome:
- the NKX1-1 gene encoding NK1 transcription factor-related protein 1 translates to MNVSRDKVGDISIPAAAAAAVTAPAAGNGGEPRGCHGEGMDSRGEQRLSGGGELPLYCPASRDRQGDSQSNTPGQEGAVAALPVVHRTTSFSVLDILDPNKFNSKRRQCAGLYKSAGSEFTLGAEDKPEDSGTELAEQKALAEDFDACKKSAELIRSRMLWHLILPRWQPREPGLRGRTNGPCAAAAGCREVEFCVRRRDGKGGPGRILPGQAGDSGGSRGSALPEELGGTPGAVRAVQPRQRQDQPRGCRPGWGEEEPRHPSRPPRPRRHGQRCLRTPALATWKRLLRLQRAGAPTPRLTNVWNSLDGKLNSESASCRFRVRSARPARPGQGNLPGRSSPPPSPPPPPAPPPPPPAPPVAAQPGPQAKPKRKRTGSDSKSGKPRRARTAFTYEQLVALENKFKSTRYLSVCERLNLALSLSLTETQVKIWFQNRRTKWKKQNPGADTSAPTGGGGGGAAGAGLGGGALPGGLSPLSHSPPMGAPLSMHGPGGYAGHPAGGLVCAAQLPFLPSPAVLSPFVLGSQTYGAPAFYTPHL, encoded by the exons ATGAATGTGAGCAGAGACAAGGTGGGTGACATCTCCATCCCGGCAGCGGCAGCCGCGGCGGTGACAGCCCCCGCAGCCGGCAACGGCGGGGAGCCCCGCGGCTGCCACGGCGAGGGGATGGACAGCCGCGGGGAGCAGCGGCTCTCGGGCGGCGGCGAGCTGCCGCTCTACTGCCCTGCCAGCCGGGACCGCCAAGGGGACAGCCAGAGCAACACCCCCGGACAAGAGGGGGCAGTGGCCGCGCTGCCCGTGGTGCACAGAACCACCTCCTTCTCCGTGCTCGACATCCTGGACCCTAACAAGTTCAACAGCAAGCGGCGGCAGTGCGCGGGCTTGTACAAATCGGCGGGGAGCGAGTTCACTCTGGGGGCGGAGGATAAGCCCGAGGACTCAGGGACGGAGCTGGCCGAGCAAAAGGCTCTCGCCGAAGATTTCGACGCGTGCAAGAAGTCGGCAGAGCTGATCA GGTCTCGCATGCTTTGGCATCTCATCCTTCCCCGCTGGCAGCCTCGGGAGCCGGGGCTCCGGGGAAGGACAAACGGGCCctgcgctgctgctgctggatgtaGAGAGGTGGAATTCTGTGTTAGGCGGAGGGATGGCAAGGGGGGACCCGGGCGCATCCTCCCGGGACAGGCCGGAGACAGCGGCGGGTCCCGGGGCTCGGCACTGCCCGAGGAGCTCGGCGGGACCCCCGGAGCTGTTCGTGCCGTGCAGCCCCGGCAGCGGCAGGACCAGCCCCGGGGATGCCGGCCTGGCTGGGGTGAGGAGGAACCCCGACATCCTTCTCGTCCTCCTCGTCCTCGCAGGCACGGCCAGCGCTGCCTGAGAACTCCGGCTCTGGCAACTTGGAAGCGGCTCCTCCGGCTTCAAAGGGCCGGAGCCCCGACCCCGAGG TTGACCAACGTCTGGAATTCCCTAGACGGGAAATTAAACTCCGAAAGTGCCAGCTGCAGGTTCCGGGTCCGCTCT GCACGGCCGGCTCGGCCCGGCCAGGGCAATCTCCCCGGCCGCTCCTCGCCCCCGCCATCGCCCC CGCCGCCCCCGGCGCCCCctccgccgccccccgccccgcccgtcGCGGCGCAGCCCGGCCCGCAGGCCAAGCCCAAGAGGAAGCGGACGGGCTCGGACTCCAAGTCGGGCAAGCCCCGGCGGGCGCGGACAGCCTTCACCTACGAGCAGCTGGTGGCGCTGGAAAACAAGTTCAAATCCACGCGGTACCTGTCGGTGTGCGAGCGCCTCAACCTGGCGCTGTCGCTCAGCCTCACCGAGACGCAGGTGAAGATCTGGTTCCAGAACCGGCGCACCAAGTGGAAGAAGCAGAACCCGGGCGCCGACACCAGCGCGCCCacgggcgggggcggcggcggcgcggcgggggccgggctgggcggcGGGGCGCTGCCGGGGGGGCTCAGCCCGCTCAGCCACTCGCCGCCCATGGGCGCCCCGCTCTCCATGCACGGCCCCGGCGGCTACGCCGGCCACCCGGCCGGAGGGCTGGTCTGCGCCGCCcagctgcccttcctgcccagccccgccgTCCTCTCGCCCTTCGTCCTGGGCTCCCAGACTTACGGCGCTCCGGCTTTCTACACCCCGCACCTATAA